Within the Carassius gibelio isolate Cgi1373 ecotype wild population from Czech Republic chromosome B4, carGib1.2-hapl.c, whole genome shotgun sequence genome, the region AACAAGctagatatattattattattattataagcattCTAATTAAATCTGTAATACTGTATAGTGTACTTTTTAACGTGTTACacctgtattttaaaatgttgcacTGCATTGTGTTGTGTCACTGCAGttatttttggtttaaattaCTGTAATCACcctattcatatttattaatgtcacagcTAAGGAGATAAATACAcaaagaagatgaagatgaatgcaaatagtctttaataaatccacacaaGGGTAAATCCAGGACAAATCAGACTGGAGCACACATAGGGACATAGTAGACCGGACAAACACTAACTGAACAGACAGGGACTTAAGTACATTCGTAAACGAGACACACCTGAACTAAATGACATAATCAAACGGGAGACAGAAACTAGGTCACACAGagcacatcaaataaaaaattacataatgcTGCTTGTAGCTCCATTATGGATTGGCGTTTTTTCCaagtcattttcaaaatttcGTTCTGATAATATCAGGAGAAGAATAAGttgcattgcataaaaatggATATCAACTaaatcaaaaaatttaaaatattcattaGCCTCAGAACTGTCTCACACTGGCCAGTGATCCATCATTATTGTGatagtaatagtaaaaaataggatttaaattaaatttgaaaggcAGCCAGAAGCAGCTGATTATGTGTGAAAGACAGTTCTTCTAAAGCAAACCCAGGGTCTTAATCCAAACCAAACCCTGTGTGTACAGTACAAGAGCCAAGACAATGGTGAGTCACTTCATGCTAAGATATTTACACAAGCCCTCTGTGTGCAATAGAAGTATCaatctccaccttcaataccacgacttaggtgcccttgagcaaggcatcgaacccccaactgctccccgggcgccgcagcataaatggctgcccactgctccgggtgtgtgctcacagtgtgtgtgtgtgtgtgttcactgctctgtgtgtgtgcatttcggatgggttaaatgcagagcacaaattctgagtatgggtcaccatacttggctgaatgtcacttcactcacttcactcactcaacTGCCCCCACTGGGCCTGCCTCCACTCCACAACCCCTGAGAGATGATTGTTTTGGGAAATGAGGCAGAGGCGTTCTGATAGGAAATGCTCCGAGTTGGTTGCATTCAAATGAAAATATCAGTTTTCTGTGACTGGAGTCTTTTCGGAGAGAAATAGCTAAATTAATATGTTTGAATTTCAGAAGACTGTGGCTCTCAATGTCAAAGGCAAACTGGCTGGTAATTTTAAACAATGCTTGCTACTACACTCCATTACATAATGAAAATTAAGTGTCGGCTTTGCATAGTGTGTTAAATTCTCAGCCTTTTACGCATTTTAATTGGCTTAAAGGCTTGTTTAAAGTAGAATTCCAGGCTCTAGCTCCTAACGTAGCTTACCGCCTCATTATTCATCACAAATGCCTCTTGAAGACGTAATGAGACATTTGCCATAACCGTAATTTCATTATAGCCTTAAGGGTATTCAAAACATTCccattttttcttaatttctttatttatataaaaaacctGGATCTATCGATGTGATACCAATGTCATCAGGAACCATGATGAGAAAACTCCAAAAGAGACCAGCAATGCAATCACGAAAGCTACGGGAAACTGCTATCTCCACTCACCACCGGTCGggaaattgtttaattattttcagaTGGATTCTCTCTTATGCGGTTCTATGAAAAGTTGCATTTTATTCAGTGATGCTATTTGGTTTGCTGCCCACAGCCTGCAGGTAGATGTACTGTTGACTGTAAAACTCTAAACATCACTCTGATCAGCTCATGTAGAACAAGTGTTTTTCATTTGGCACAGCCAGCAGGATTTTCGGTTACTGTTGTCTGTTACTATAAGAATTAATCTTACCCCTCAAATTACACTTGGAAATTACACTATTATCAAAATTTACCCACTCCAAGTTGATGACCACTTGTATGAGATTCCTGTAGACTGTTATTAATGCCTGTGAACCCCAGTGCAATGTTAGGGAATTTCTGTCTTTGGTCATACACTAAAATTCAGTGTTGACAAATGTCAAAAGTTTtggttaaaatgacaaaaacatatgacagtttgactaaatgtataatttaacttACAAACTGGAAAATCAGGACGATAAAATATCATCTTCAGAATGTGAAAATCAGCAGAGATATGAAGAAATAAGATGGGAATCTTGTCTTTGTGGCAGTTTTTCAGTTGGCTGAAGAATAATACAAGACTTCATAACCTTACAAATGGTGGCAAAagcaaaaatgctacaaaatgcaTATATTTGGTGAGAAAGTGTGCAATGCTACAGAAAAACTggctttttttttggtttaaaccAGCACCCCAAAATGAAACAAGTATTGTATTTCATTCAGTAAATATGATGCAGGGGAGTGTTATTCTAATATATTTGCACCcacagtttcatttttttttcagtttcaaaatagaagcattttttatttcattgtaagtACAAGAAATATCTTGGGGGAGCTTTAAATATTATCTTGagtaaaaaaggttgagaaccactggtttaccATTTGTGAAACAATGGGCTAATTTTCTGCTGCATCTTACATTTGGAAAAATGCATGCTGACTCCTAAATTCAGTATTACACAAATTGGGGTTTTAAGAAAATCCTTCTTTATGCCTGCAAATTCAAAGTAATGACATTTGGACCTTTTTGAAACTCCTTTTTGAAAATAATCATTCAAAAAGAGTTGACAAGCTGGAAGAGAATTTTGACACAGTAGACCGTATAAAGGAGGGCAGAGGGAGGCTTTCACTTCTAAATTATCTCCTGCCAACAGCATGCAGGTGCAGGACTTTAATTAGCAGCAcctgcacaacacacacatgAAGATCGACCAGGCGGAAGGGGGCAAAGAAAATTGTGTTATTTCACTTGCATATTAAATAACGTTTTTGGGCCTTAATTTTAGCACTGTTGCGATTGCTATCTGCTTTTAAACTGATCATTGTCCTGTCATTTGTAGTACAAGCTCAGGGTGTTGATTAAAGCATATTTTAGCACAACCATCGTGAACGCAGACATGGGAGAAGCTGCGTTTCTAATGCTTTGATGTGAATTACATCTCAAGTATGCCAGTATTCAATTAACCTTATCCTTCAAAATTCTTTTGGAGTCAAAGAGCCAGACTAACTTATTGCGCTCGTGCATCCATCTGTCTTATCTCTGAGCTGCAAGAGCTCCATTTCTCCAGCATCTTCAAAGTGCGAGACGCATCATCATCATATTACACGCTAGATTCCACTCGCCTGCCTCCAGACGTTCCGCTCTCAGTTGACAGGACAGGTGTGGAAGGGGAGGGGCGAGAATGAGAGAATGGAAAGCTCATTGGCTCGTTTCAGAATTCAGTTTGCATTTCAAAATGACTGGCCAAAAAACTAGCTTTAAAAATAACTCTAGATTTGGACGTACACTGTAATTTTTTCCAGCTTTTACGTTTCTTGTCTGTCAGATTGTGCAAGAGCCAATATCAATGGTGTTTTTTGTCAGCAGCACCACACGTGGTTAATATTCTTGTGAATAAGCATCAaagactgacatggaagagaagaacttattgaataaagttgttatttttgttttctttgtgcacaaaacatatttttgtagcttcataaatttactgttgaaccactgttgtcacatggactattttaataatgtacttgctacatttctgggccttgaacatgtcagttgcattgatgtctatgcagggtcagaaacctaaaatatattaaattgtgttctgaagatgaacaaaggtttattgacagaattgtcatttttgggtgaactatacctttaaatcataattaacagcactgactgaattattttacattttctgataTCTTGATTTTGATAGTACTATCATAATGTGACAGGAAATATGTATATTGCATATCATACAGACAAACCCCTTTAATGCCTTCTGTCAAAAGCAATTAATTTGTCTTTTGGTAAGCATTTTGTAGTTTTTGATTTAAGAATGCTGCGTCATacagtatgatatatatatatatatatatatatatatatatatatatatatatatatatatatatatattacaatattgcatGGGCAAAGATGCAAAGGCTTTGTTTTGATAGGGGTGACCAAGGATCGCTGTGACAAGGTCTTTGTCAGGGAACAGTGAGCAACAGATGGCAGAGCAAATGCTAGCTCATACTGAGCCAGATTAACCACTAGAGGCTCATGTGGCCAACACCTGCAGTGGGTAGAAGTTTCcccttttatatataatatataaaatgtcctTGTTAAGTTAAGTACTGAGTAACATTATCTATTAGAATGTTAGGATTACGGATTGATTTAGATGCATGTTTATATGATTAAAGAATTGTGaaggtgaagtgacattcagccaagtatggtgacccatactcagaatttatgctttgcatttaacccatccgaagtgcacacacacagagcagggaacacacacacacactgtgaacacacacccggagcagtgggcagccatttatgctgcggcgcccagggagcagttgggggttcgatgccttgctcaagggcacctaagtcatgttattgaaggtggagagtactgtacatgcactccccccacccacaattcctgccggcccgagactcgaacccacaacctttcgattgggccgagactcgaacccacaacctttggattGGGAGACCgactctttaaccattaggccacgactgtgCCTACCCTCCCTTCCCAATGCAATctgtatttatacagtacatacatatttttaaatgatacgataaaaaaaagaataggcctAATAGATTTTCATGCAAATAGTTTCTGAGGATTTAttcattaatagttttttttttctttttttagtttattgaaaaacaaataaacaatgtgACCATCCAGAACaccactgtatgtgtgtgagtgacaaGGCCAATGCTAATGCATTAACCGTTTAGTTTAATCACTGTTCTATTTTAATGCACTGCTTAAAATTGATGCATGCAGCCacacgcgtacacacacacacacacacacacacacacaaccaccaCTGGCACACAGAGATCTGAGATCATGCTGTGCAAAAAGTAACAATCAGAAACTCATAATCTTGTTGTCAGCGCTGCCACGTGACTTTTATTAATCAATACGGaattgctacattatatttctcagcaacGAGGGGGGtaaaatcgctgtttttaaggAAACTAAACTGAGACGCAGACAATTCGCTCACTCTCTCTCAAAATggccctattaaaaaaaaattataatcaagtagtTTGTCACTGGATATAGCTAGCTGTCGATCATTTTCTTCACCTTACCTCGGTCTCTTTAACGTTAAACTGACGCTCCGTGTTCTGCTTCTGTGAACAATAAACCCGCCTACTTTGATTCGATTGGTcatctcagtcattttgacattgacaaGCGCTGCTAGATCGCTGAGGCCTAGTACGTGCAGCATTCGCACTTGGATCCGAAGACTTGCGTAAGTTAATTCTCACactttaatagtattttataGCATGCCAGCAATTATCCCTCTGCGTGCCACTGCTGGCACGCGTGTCGTAGGTTTCCGACCCCTACAAGCTTTATTTCTcaaagtttatatctcgcaattctgattttataacaCACAATTGCGACTTTATATCACACCATTCTCACTTTAGAACttacaattgcaagtttacaCAACTGtcagataaaaagtcgcaattcccttttttatttttcattcagtggCAGAAACCTGCTTCCATACAGCCCACTGATAGTCAAGATCAGAAGTCAGTTAGTGTTCTGCTACACTGACTCTCTGCACATAACATAAGGGTGTTTCGTTATCCGGGAGTTCTCCTTTATCCCGGTTGGTTGACTCACCAGGCTGTTGAGGTCTGGAAGGTCAAGAGCGTAGGGCTCTGTGCTTCTCCTCTCAAACTGTGCTGCGCATGTTGCTGACTCAGGCCTGATCCCATGTTGTGTTCGCCCTCCTGAGCCGCGCTGTGCCATTGAATCCTGGCCTTTTTGAGCCACCGACCTCCAAGCCCCCATTTCTCCAGGTAGACCCGGCACAACTCGTAGTTCATAGCCGAATAGTACAGGAAGTCCAAAGCCAGGAGGACCATGACGAAAAAGCCGTAAATCCACACGCCGATGAGAGCAGTGTAGTTACTAAAGTAAAAGAAAGGATAATGATGGAAGTTAGTGGTGTTGCTTATGCTCtacaaggaagaaaaaaaaagaaacacgaATAATCATATCATTACAAGGAAGAATAGGCCTGATTTTCGCCTCATTTAAATCAACCGAGTAATGAAAAGAGAGGTCAGCACCCATGCAGTGGAAGTAAAATGCTGTAATTGCTTTCCACTGGCCTTTCTGATTGCTTTGGCAGGACAGTGTGCAGGTGAGGCAGACTTTGCACAGCTACCCAGTGGTTTGGGATTCTATTGAGGGATCAATTTGATCTTGAGTGGTGATATAACATTGTCATGCTTGACCTGAGTCAGGGCATGGTGACAGCCTGGCCTTTATGTCACTGCTTCATTGTTCATGTCCCATCGTGGGGCTGAAGATGAACTGATTTGTTGTGGATTAGAACTGCCTTGTTTCTCACAGAGATGCTTGACTGATTTTTCATGCATACACCTGAGGCTGTGACTTTTGCAAAGGCTTAATGTCAGAGGAATTTTTTCATTATCGGAACAGACAATTTGATCTGGATGCGTGGTTCACTTGGGAATAGTGATTAGGATGTTGCACACACAGCAGGCATCAACAGAGATGTTTCAGAAACTGCTGACGCAGGCAGCAACAGTACAATCATACATCACTTTTGTTTTTATCGAGATATTGTGCTGATATTTTCAAATCCTTTTTATAATACAGTCATGTCTTTTCCTAGTCATGGATGTGCTAAAATATTCAAGATTAGGAggtgattaaaatataaatgcatgccacttaatatttaaaaaaatgtatgtattagaAAAGTAATgtacatattatattaataacttattaactatattaattaaataatagtatattttcttgtaaaacatgacTGAATActcttttatttttacagtgtgtacacacacgcacacacaggcacacacaggcacacacacacacacacacactctccttaAATATGATATTCACttgatttatattcatattttatacttaatagaaagtatattttaatatatttttatattttaaattttttttatatttttggccaATTACAATTGTTGAATATTGGAACGGTTTTATATCATCACATATTTTTCTGGCACAGGTATGAATGggtctttatatataaaaataaaaagctgccAGTGCCTTTATATTTAGGGTCCCAAGCAACTGAGGAATGATATTTGCAGGGTCTTTGACATCCAAAAGTTTGATAACCcccaattaaatgaaaaatacttGAAATGAACCTGCATTTAACCTGTTCTTTCAGATATTTCTGTATCTTTGCATGCATGTGGATTTGAATCTGCAGCATTTTTTAACCGTGTTTGCATATGTCTAAGGATGGCAGACAAATTCAGGTCTGCCGCAAATAAGCAAGTCCATCTGACATCTTTCTAACCTCCCTCTCTGTCAGCTGAAGGGATAAACAAGCCATGATGATATTCAGAAGAAAGGCGTCACTCTACTGAGCTCTGGTCTGGCTCACTGCACCAGAGACCGGGGGTCATTTTTCAGACTTTGTTGCTTTAACAGCCTGTGGAAAAATCTGAACGGCACTGCTAACCTTCTGTGGTCATTACAGCACAAGGAAGGCTTTCTCAACACAGCGTATGGGTCAGCACCCTGTCAGAGGAAGTTTTGGTTGGGTGCAGGCTGGCTGTGGTAGGGTTTGGATGGATGGACCAGCTATGAATGATTATGTAGGAAGGATTAATCAAGGCCCATTTTTAGAAATGTGCACTGAGGGCAGAGGGCAGATTACACTGTCTATCTTTTATCTCTTATCACCCagtgaattaaataaaaagtagcaGAAAAAGTGCGAATGAGACATTTTCAGAGAATCTTCAATTATTTCACACCATAGCAGCATCAGAGGTTATTTGTCAAGTTTTAGGCTGAAGAGTTTGAAATCGAGATGGAGATATTGCATGCATTTGGTATTTTTACTATATGATTGTGAGGCATATGTTTaaaacagcttaatatttttgcaactgcatatatatatttttagtcaaATTTTTTGTGACTTAGTTAGTTTTACTTAAATGGCagcttataaaatataaaatttaaccaAATATTCAATTTTTGAATATTTTGCCCAAGACAATACAATCAAATATCAATTTCAGTTGTTATTTGTTTTTCTCAATATAagtcaaatgttttaaaatatctcattaatcatgtttattaatatataaaaatataatttaattcaagGATTTTAAAAGTGGttgcttaaaatattttacaaaatgtatatataggaCAAACTTAATATGAACTTAATATTTTAACAACAACTttcatgtataaaatattttgaatgcagtatgtacccttttctttttttttaatctagaaattacagttgttttattttactgaaaCCATTTAGTGAATTAAAGatgaatctgcatttttttgtgaattatgtacttatttttattatctctTCTTTTGTattacattcatattttacaatatgttATACTTAATACAGAAAGAGTATTTTCCATaaattcttttatatttattttaaaaattatttttttcaattttagtcAGTTTTACTCAAATGGCATTTAAGTTgactgtaaacaaacaaaaatgttatatatatatgcaaaatttaGATAGGGTACACCATTTGACAAATGTTTGACTCTTATGATGGCTGTTGGTTCAGAGCCCAACAAAGCAAAGTGCATGCTAGCAACACAGTTACTCACTTGTGGGCAAAGCCGTCTGAGTTGGTGGTGATGTTGAGCTGCATCACACTCTGAAATTCAGTTTCGTTGCAGCAGTACTTGAAGGCCGTGTTGTTATGGTGACAGCAGAATATGTAGGTCTTGTTGTCTGAGAGTCGAGGGCAGTGGAAACCAAAGTGATAGCGCCCCTTGTGGTCGGAGTAAGGCTCACACACCCTGAAGTGCGCAGAGAGAGCTGCAGAGAGATTAAAAAAACAGTGCAGTATGAGGGAATAGAGCAAGTCTTTCATGGGTCGATAGAGCTGAGTGATTTCAAACAGATCGTGATCTGATTCATTGTAGGATGAATGACTTCTGATATGTGCAAGATAGAGATTATTGGGGTGGAACTGAGGAAGAGATTTACGGAGCAGTTCTTTCATGTCTTCAGTTATTAGAGCTCTGGCTGCTAAACGCTGCCAGATTCATTAAATACGTCCTTTCTGACTTTCTGAAGTCTGTCATGTGGCACATTTCAACTCCAGAACCAAATAGCAGTGTAAAGTGAGAGATTTTAATATCATAAGTGACATAACAAACATGTTCGTCTCACGCCAAAGTGGACAGCTTCTCAGCTCATGAACTAACTCGCTGTCAAGCAATCCTGGCACCAGtaattgctcagataatgaagtTCACGGAGGCTCGGAAAACATTCTAATGGCAAGGCAAAGTATCTTGGCCATTCctctttttttcaatgaaaaattcTGTGCTCATCAGCAATGTCCATAGACTAACTCTCAAAGTGCACCTGCTCATCTCTAAAGCTTCATATTGAGCTTTACGGAATAGAAGAAAGCACCGTGCCATCATTTGCATATAGATGAGAGCTGTCTGAGAATGCACTAGTGATGAGTGGAATGGACAGGAGTACTAGAGTTGGATCTCTGTGAATTTGATGGACCTCGCTGtccatttttacagtgtattaataTTTGTGCCGGAGGCATTCTTGTTCTGAACTGGAGGCTAGAGTCAGTACTGTTGGGGAAGAAATTGCTGAGATTctatgcattgtaaaaaaaaaaaaaaaaaaaaaaactgcagctaTATGGTTGCCTGATTTTTTTAGGTTTTATATATTAAACTTAGAAAAGTTTGAACTGTTAAAACTACTGTGTTTTTTTAAGCATGTCCAAGGCTTTCCTTGGGTAACTGCATTAAAGTAATACATTTGCTAAATGTTTACTCACCATTAAGCTGtccaagatgtggatgagtttgtttcttcatcagaacagattttaagaaatttaacattatattacttacttaccaatggatgctctgcattgaatgggtgccgtcagaatgagagctgataaaagcatcacaataatcaacaagaaaactccagtccatcaaataaTGTCTCGTGATGttaaaatatgtgtgtttgtaagaaacaaatccatcattaaggctttttaactttaaaccgtcaCTTCTGGACTAAATCTGAGTAAGACTACATAACATTtcctgaaaaagtgaaaaagtccatctgtgcatatttcgctcctgattcagactagaaaactttttccactggagaaaggagcattatggatagaggacatatattttaataaaaagaaattgcCAATATGATGGaatcaaacatgcagctttttacttcacaagatgtttaTTGATTGTGtggtttacttgtggattattgtgatgttttttatcagctgtttggactctaattctgatggctcccattcactgcagaggatccattggtgggcaagtgatgtaatgctacatttctccaaatctgttctgatgaagaaacactgatctccatcttggatgacctgcgggtgaatacattttcaaccATTTTTCATTTcggtgggcttttttttttttattcagt harbors:
- the shisal1a gene encoding protein shisa-like-1a isoform X2, whose protein sequence is MTMNGRWSFNTLAVIFILLSTAALSAHFRVCEPYSDHKGRYHFGFHCPRLSDNKTYIFCCHHNNTAFKYCCNETEFQSVMQLNITTNSDGFAHNNYTALIGVWIYGFFVMVLLALDFLYYSAMNYELCRVYLEKWGLGGRWLKKARIQWHSAAQEGEHNMGSGLSQQHAQHSLRGEAQSPTLLTFQTSTA
- the shisal1a gene encoding protein shisa-like-1a isoform X1, which produces MTMNGRWSFNTLAVIFILLSTAALSAHFRVCEPYSDHKGRYHFGFHCPRLSDNKTYIFCCHHNNTAFKYCCNETEFQSVMQLNITTNSDGFAHNNYTALIGVWIYGFFVMVLLALDFLYYSAMNYELCRVYLEKWGLGGRWLKKARIQWHSAAQEGEHNMGSGLSQQHAQHSLRGEAQSPTLLTFQTSTAW